In Acetivibrio cellulolyticus CD2, the sequence TACCAATTGATGATAAAGGTATGAGAATTGATATTTTAGAACAGCTTTTACATAGGTACAGGCCAAAATTAATTTATACTGTGCCGACTTTCCAGAATCCGACTGGTGTTGAAATGGAACTTGAAAGAAGAAAAAGGCTTGTAGAGCTTGCGTATAAGTACAGGGTTATGATTTTAGAGGATGATGCCTATGGGGATCTTTGCTATGAAGGTTATTCATTACCGTTGATTAAGTCTATGGATAATGAAGGTTACGTTATTTACTTGAGTACATTTTCGAAAAATGTATACTCGGGCTTAAGATTAGGTTGGATGGTAGCACATAAAAAAGTTGTGAAGAAATATGCAGCTGTAAAGCAGGTAACAGATTTGCATCCAAACAGCTTATCACAATGGATTATTGAAAGATTTATAACAAACGGTTCTCTCGAAACCCATATGACCAAGATCTGCAAGGAGTACAGGATGAGAAGAGACATTATGTATGATGCTTTATCGAAATATGCTCCGGCTGATCTAATATGGAATAAGCCAAGAGGCGGTTATTATATATGGTGTAAGCTGCCGGAGGGAATATCTGCGGGGAAGCTTGTTTCAAAAGCTGCAGAACATAAGGTGGCTTTTGTACCCGGAAATCCTTTCTTTGTATCAGGCCATGGTGATGACTTTATTCGGCTGAATTTCACATTTGCACCATTAAAAGATATAGAAGAAGGGGTAAAGCGGTTATGCGATGCTATGAAAGAGTTGATGGATGCTGAAGAGCATGATGAGGTTTATACCGATGTGGAAATAAACCCTATCGTTTAAATGATTAAATCAGAAATATTGGGTATATGTCGGAGGTGGTTTAAATGGATTTTAAATTTGCAAAAAGAATGTCACAATTGAGGGCATCAGAGATAAGAGAAATCTTGAAAGTAACCGAAAGACTGGAAGTTATTTCTTTTGCCGGGGGATTGCCTGCACCGGAGCTCTTTCCGGTTGAAGAGATCAAGGAAGTAAACAGAATTGTACTTTCGGAGGAAGGCTCAAAGGCATTACAATATACTACAACAGAAGGTTACACTCCTTTGAGGGAGTGGATTGCAAAAAGAATGAATTCAAAGCTTAGAACTCAGTTCGCTGCAGATAACATTCTGCTGACGCATGGTTCACAGCAGGCTTTGGATTTGTCTGGAAAGGTTTTCCTTGATGAGGGGGATGTTGTATTGTGTGAAAGCCCGACATACCTTGCTGCAATCAGTGCATTCAGAGCATATGGCTGTGAATTTGTTGAGGTACCTACTGACGATGATGGAATGATACCTTCCGAACTTGAAAAGATTCTTGAAAAAACAGAAAGGGCTAAGATAATATATGTTATTCCTGAATTTCAGAACCCTACGGGAAGAACTTGGAGTTTAGAACGCAGGGAGCAGCTTGTAAAGGCTGCTATGAAGTACGAGGTCGTGGTGATTGAGGATAACCCATATGGAGAACTAAGGTTTGAAGGCGAAACTCTGCCGTCGTTAAAGTCCTTTGACAAGACAGGATGTGTACTTTGTCTTGGAACCTTCTCTAAAACATTTTGTCCGGGCTATAGAATTGGATGGATTGCAGGTGAAAAAGGTGCAATTGAAAAGTATGTTCTTGTAAAGCAGGGAGCAGATTTACAGTGCAATACCATTGCACAGATGGAAATTGCCAAATACCTTGAACTCTATGATATTGATAAACATATTGAAAAAATTCGCGAGGTGTACAGGAAACGTAGGGATATAATGGTTAAAACTATGGAGGAAGAATTCCCGGAAGGTGTAACCTTCACAAGGCCTAAGGGTGGATTGTTTGCGTGGGTAGAGCTTCCTGCCCACATAAATGCAAGGGATGTACTGGAAATATGCCTCAAAAAGAATGTTGCGTTTGTTCCGGGAGGCTCATTTTTCCCTAATGGAGGCAAGGAAAATACCTTGAGGATTAATTTCTCAAACATGCCGGAAGATAGAATTGTAGAAGGACTTAAGTGCATTGCAGGGGTATTGAGAGAATTAATATGATTTATCAGCGATAAAAGCACTTTGGTTGAAAATACATAAAAACGGGGCTGGCATTACTACCAACCCCGTTTTGACAGCCTTATTAAGCTTTTACCCAGCCTTTCTTTACATTGCTTTCAATATACTCCTGAGCAATGGCTAGAATCTGATCTTTACTATTTGATATTCTTACTTCACGCTGCAGAGGATCTTTTCTGTCTGAGCTGAAGTTGGTATAATGCATTACATACGCAGGATAATTCTCGTCAATAAGTTCCTTATTTGTCTTCCAAACAAGGAATTTCAAAACCATTAATTTATCCTTGACCTCTTTTTTATAAACTTCACGCAAGATAAACTCACTATGAGGAAGCTCAACTGTACTACAGCTATCCACATC encodes:
- the pdxR gene encoding MocR-like pyridoxine biosynthesis transcription factor PdxR, with product MRITISRESDTPVYIQIFEQVRRQILSGELVAGFRLPPERKLAESLGVNRTTVLNAYRELKAEGLVGSHVGNGTVVLSYPDEEVDTGSGKLQEPTWNQIFSQYSNNFDSFLVKDLLTLASRKDLISFATGIASPESGPIEVLSGIEHELVEKKNYKAFLHTPTEGFMSLRETICGLMQKRGVYCSPDEVMLLSGSQQGIDIAARILLDPGDIVVVEEPSFFQAIQAFKTIGARVMGVPIDDKGMRIDILEQLLHRYRPKLIYTVPTFQNPTGVEMELERRKRLVELAYKYRVMILEDDAYGDLCYEGYSLPLIKSMDNEGYVIYLSTFSKNVYSGLRLGWMVAHKKVVKKYAAVKQVTDLHPNSLSQWIIERFITNGSLETHMTKICKEYRMRRDIMYDALSKYAPADLIWNKPRGGYYIWCKLPEGISAGKLVSKAAEHKVAFVPGNPFFVSGHGDDFIRLNFTFAPLKDIEEGVKRLCDAMKELMDAEEHDEVYTDVEINPIV
- a CDS encoding aminotransferase-like domain-containing protein, with product MDFKFAKRMSQLRASEIREILKVTERLEVISFAGGLPAPELFPVEEIKEVNRIVLSEEGSKALQYTTTEGYTPLREWIAKRMNSKLRTQFAADNILLTHGSQQALDLSGKVFLDEGDVVLCESPTYLAAISAFRAYGCEFVEVPTDDDGMIPSELEKILEKTERAKIIYVIPEFQNPTGRTWSLERREQLVKAAMKYEVVVIEDNPYGELRFEGETLPSLKSFDKTGCVLCLGTFSKTFCPGYRIGWIAGEKGAIEKYVLVKQGADLQCNTIAQMEIAKYLELYDIDKHIEKIREVYRKRRDIMVKTMEEEFPEGVTFTRPKGGLFAWVELPAHINARDVLEICLKKNVAFVPGGSFFPNGGKENTLRINFSNMPEDRIVEGLKCIAGVLRELI